The following coding sequences lie in one Thalassoglobus polymorphus genomic window:
- the truD gene encoding tRNA pseudouridine(13) synthase TruD, with amino-acid sequence MKIRTQAADFRVEEINSIPIGRDGKYGVYEMRKTGWNTLDALKSIAIQWKRSPKELAHAGLKDRHAITSQVITIFDGPSRNFEDHQVSLEYLGQSSRATVATDIVGNRFSLVLRSLSADEVHSAKEALPQIGATGLANYFDDQRFGSWIPGHPFIAEHWIRADYEEALRLSFAEPHPMDDGEEREQKDILRQHWGDWKLCKQKLSRSHRRSIITFLDDRKDDFKGAWACVNAEMRGLYLTAFQSDLWNHILNNLFQEAFTDDQLIRFRMKTGELCLPTTMTAEQRKTLHAAEIPLPSARIKNLDESLRPLVEKSLAEKGWKLEELKVRHPRDRFFPKASRAAMIPVADLESEFGEDELSPGLAKLNVQFTLPRGCYATMLVKRLMIAESQMQN; translated from the coding sequence ATGAAAATTCGAACTCAAGCTGCTGATTTTCGCGTCGAAGAAATTAATTCGATCCCAATTGGACGTGACGGAAAATACGGCGTTTACGAAATGCGAAAAACGGGTTGGAACACACTCGACGCATTGAAGAGCATTGCCATTCAGTGGAAGCGTTCACCTAAAGAGTTGGCGCATGCCGGTCTAAAAGATCGACATGCCATCACGTCTCAAGTGATTACGATCTTTGATGGCCCAAGTCGAAACTTCGAAGATCATCAAGTTTCACTTGAGTACCTGGGACAGTCATCAAGAGCCACTGTTGCCACGGACATTGTAGGGAATCGCTTCAGCTTAGTTCTCCGGTCCCTCTCTGCTGATGAAGTTCACTCTGCGAAAGAAGCGCTTCCACAAATTGGAGCAACAGGGTTGGCGAATTATTTTGACGATCAACGATTTGGTTCCTGGATTCCGGGACATCCGTTTATCGCTGAACATTGGATACGAGCCGATTACGAAGAAGCGTTGCGGCTGAGTTTTGCGGAACCACATCCGATGGATGACGGAGAAGAACGAGAGCAGAAAGACATTTTGCGACAACACTGGGGCGATTGGAAGCTTTGCAAACAGAAACTCAGTCGATCACATCGTCGAAGTATAATCACGTTTCTGGATGACCGAAAAGATGACTTTAAAGGTGCCTGGGCTTGTGTCAATGCAGAAATGCGTGGACTCTACTTAACTGCATTTCAAAGTGATTTGTGGAACCATATCCTCAATAACCTTTTCCAGGAAGCTTTCACTGATGATCAGCTCATACGATTTCGGATGAAGACAGGCGAACTCTGTTTACCTACGACGATGACTGCCGAGCAGAGAAAAACTCTTCATGCTGCTGAAATTCCATTGCCTTCGGCACGAATTAAAAACCTTGATGAATCGTTGCGTCCGCTTGTCGAAAAGTCTCTAGCTGAGAAAGGCTGGAAACTGGAAGAACTCAAAGTTCGGCATCCGCGAGACCGCTTTTTTCCGAAGGCTTCGAGAGCAGCCATGATTCCCGTTGCTGATCTGGAGTCTGAGTTTGGGGAGGATGAACTCTCTCCGGGGCTGGCGAAACTCAATGTTCAATTCACTTTGCCTCGGGGTTGCTACGCAACGATGCTAGTGAAGCGTTTGATGATTGCGGAATCTCAAATGCAGAACTGA
- the rfbC gene encoding dTDP-4-dehydrorhamnose 3,5-epimerase produces MEITELSIPDVKLIQPNVFGDQRGFFLELYHQGTFRDAGLQAEFVQDNLSRSQQGVLRGLHFQIQHPQGKLVTVLSGEVFDVAVDVRKSSPTFGNWVGQILSSENRRSMYIPEGFAHGFQVLSESADFFYKCTDLYHPEFERTLLWNDPDIGIEWSLDQPPILSEKDIAGIPLSQLECFN; encoded by the coding sequence ATGGAGATCACTGAGCTAAGCATTCCAGATGTCAAACTGATTCAACCGAACGTTTTTGGTGATCAACGAGGTTTTTTTCTGGAGCTTTACCATCAGGGTACCTTTCGCGATGCAGGTTTACAGGCCGAGTTTGTTCAGGACAACCTTTCGCGGTCGCAACAAGGCGTGTTGCGTGGTTTGCACTTTCAAATCCAACACCCACAAGGCAAGTTAGTAACCGTCCTGTCCGGTGAAGTTTTTGACGTCGCTGTGGATGTTCGCAAAAGTTCGCCGACATTTGGGAACTGGGTCGGTCAAATTCTCTCCTCGGAGAATCGACGTTCAATGTACATCCCCGAGGGGTTCGCACACGGATTTCAAGTTCTTAGTGAATCGGCGGACTTCTTCTATAAATGCACAGACCTGTATCATCCAGAATTTGAAAGAACGTTACTCTGGAACGATCCTGACATCGGAATCGAATGGAGCCTCGATCAACCACCAATCCTTTCCGAAAAAGACATCGCGGGAATCCCGTTGTCTCAGCTTGAATGTTTTAATTGA
- a CDS encoding MoaD/ThiS family protein, with protein MPTVFIPASLRKHTGDVRSVVVSAGNVREVIEELEKKFPGISEKICEDGQLRKGLSVAVDSRVLSHGMLEKVSPESEVHFVPSVSGG; from the coding sequence ATGCCGACTGTTTTTATCCCGGCTTCTTTACGCAAACATACTGGAGATGTCCGATCCGTTGTTGTTTCAGCTGGGAATGTCCGGGAAGTGATTGAAGAATTGGAAAAAAAATTCCCAGGGATCAGTGAGAAGATTTGTGAAGACGGACAACTGCGAAAAGGGTTATCTGTCGCCGTCGACTCGCGTGTTTTAAGCCATGGAATGCTGGAAAAAGTCTCTCCCGAGAGTGAAGTTCACTTCGTCCCTTCTGTATCGGGCGGCTGA
- a CDS encoding DUF1552 domain-containing protein — MKPISRRTMLQGVGATLALPVLDAMLPNTAWAAPEQLVQNRMGFIFFPNGAIMKDWTPGELGEKFSLPKTLKPLEKHQKDMLVLSGLAQTKARANGDGGGDHARNSAAFLTGAQPRKTSGADIQAGISVDQIAAEKIGSQTKLPSLELGIEPGRQAGRCDSGYSCAYVSNISWKSPQTPMAKEVNPKLVFERMFGTGEDQKAMEERNFYRKSILDFVASDTKQLKNKLGRNDQRKLDEYFASVREIEQRIERSEVEADLARPDVEIPEGVPKDWAEHVRMMYDLMVLAFQTDTTRVCTFMLANSGSNRRFKEIGVNSGHHQISHHRNDEALVANLQKIDEYSVKQFSYFLDRMKSVKEGDGTLLDNSMLLYGSAISDANRHTHHDLPILLAGQGGGTVKTGRHLQYEKETPMNNLFLSMLDRMNAGVKEFGDSTGRLDQLS, encoded by the coding sequence ATGAAACCGATTTCACGAAGAACGATGCTTCAAGGTGTTGGTGCAACACTTGCCTTGCCTGTTCTGGACGCAATGCTTCCAAACACAGCTTGGGCAGCGCCTGAGCAACTTGTGCAAAACCGAATGGGATTCATCTTCTTCCCGAACGGTGCCATCATGAAGGACTGGACTCCTGGCGAACTCGGCGAGAAGTTCTCACTTCCCAAAACACTCAAGCCGTTGGAGAAGCATCAAAAGGACATGCTTGTTCTTTCAGGACTCGCTCAAACCAAAGCCCGTGCAAACGGAGATGGAGGTGGTGACCATGCGCGCAACTCAGCAGCATTCCTGACCGGAGCACAACCGAGGAAAACGAGCGGTGCCGATATTCAAGCCGGCATTTCAGTCGATCAAATTGCGGCAGAAAAAATCGGATCTCAAACAAAACTTCCATCACTGGAACTTGGTATCGAACCGGGACGGCAAGCCGGTCGTTGCGATTCAGGGTATAGTTGTGCGTATGTTTCCAACATCTCCTGGAAAAGCCCTCAAACTCCGATGGCCAAGGAAGTGAACCCGAAACTGGTTTTCGAACGGATGTTCGGAACTGGCGAAGATCAAAAGGCGATGGAAGAACGGAACTTCTATCGCAAAAGTATTCTCGACTTTGTAGCGAGTGATACGAAGCAGCTTAAGAATAAACTTGGGCGCAATGATCAGCGAAAACTGGATGAATACTTCGCAAGTGTTCGTGAGATTGAACAGCGAATTGAACGTTCTGAAGTTGAAGCGGATCTCGCACGTCCAGATGTCGAGATTCCCGAAGGTGTTCCGAAAGATTGGGCAGAGCACGTACGAATGATGTACGACCTGATGGTGCTCGCATTCCAGACAGACACTACCCGCGTCTGTACTTTCATGCTTGCAAACTCTGGTAGCAACCGAAGGTTCAAAGAAATCGGAGTCAACTCCGGGCATCACCAGATTTCGCATCACCGGAATGATGAAGCCCTGGTTGCTAACCTGCAAAAAATTGATGAGTACTCTGTCAAACAGTTCAGCTACTTCCTGGACCGGATGAAGAGCGTCAAAGAAGGTGATGGAACTCTGCTGGACAACTCCATGTTGCTGTACGGTTCTGCCATCAGTGACGCCAACCGGCACACTCACCATGATTTGCCAATCCTGTTGGCTGGTCAGGGAGGCGGGACAGTGAAAACGGGGCGACATCTTCAGTACGAGAAAGAGACACCGATGAACAATCTCTTCTTGTCGATGCTCGATCGAATGAACGCTGGAGTCAAAGAGTTTGGTGACAGCACCGGACGGCTCGATCAATTGTCATAA
- a CDS encoding SIR2 family NAD-dependent protein deacylase yields MTESALQGQFESIAGWLFESQSAIAFTGAGISTESGIPDFRSPGGVWSKNRTVYFDEFLNSEADRYEYWRQKSQTHVEFEAASPNSAHRVLVEWETEGKLSAVVTQNIDGLHVEAGSQNVLELHGTAREIGCLSCEKRWPADPWVQRFLKEDRVPSCPDCSGLLKHATVSFGQALPEEVLQRSIELASNADLCFACGSSLVVHPAAGIPEVTKRNGGRLIIINRTETPLDHLADVIIREPLGSTLSQIQQFYMDRC; encoded by the coding sequence ATGACCGAGTCAGCTCTTCAAGGTCAATTTGAGTCGATCGCCGGCTGGCTATTCGAGTCCCAGTCAGCGATTGCGTTTACCGGTGCGGGAATTTCCACTGAAAGTGGGATTCCTGATTTCCGTTCACCGGGCGGTGTCTGGTCGAAGAACCGTACTGTCTACTTCGATGAATTTCTTAACTCGGAAGCGGATCGATACGAGTACTGGCGACAGAAATCGCAAACGCATGTTGAGTTTGAGGCTGCATCTCCAAACAGTGCGCATCGCGTTTTGGTAGAATGGGAGACGGAAGGGAAGCTTTCTGCAGTTGTCACTCAAAACATCGATGGTCTGCATGTTGAAGCCGGTAGTCAAAACGTACTTGAACTTCACGGGACTGCCCGCGAAATCGGTTGCCTGAGTTGTGAGAAACGCTGGCCTGCCGACCCGTGGGTTCAACGGTTTCTTAAGGAGGATCGAGTACCCAGTTGCCCCGATTGTAGCGGGCTTTTAAAGCACGCTACCGTTTCGTTTGGTCAGGCATTACCGGAGGAGGTCTTACAACGTTCGATCGAATTGGCAAGCAACGCGGACCTTTGTTTCGCCTGCGGTTCATCTCTTGTTGTTCATCCAGCTGCCGGGATTCCAGAAGTGACAAAGAGGAATGGAGGAAGGCTCATCATCATCAACCGCACGGAGACTCCGCTCGATCATCTTGCGGACGTCATCATACGTGAGCCACTTGGATCAACGCTCTCTCAGATTCAGCAATTTTATATGGACCGTTGTTAG
- a CDS encoding acyl-CoA thioesterase produces MPALFLFKHEVTETDIDGQGHANNISYLKWLQNAAIAHSDAQGWNTSQYKKHGWAWVVRSHFIEYRRPVFQGDAVVIKTWVQDMKKYSSLRKYEILHSKTEKLIARAETNWAFVATETGRLIAIPEIVSSAFEIPQSSNASLASLRSNPEAK; encoded by the coding sequence ATGCCCGCTCTATTTTTGTTTAAGCACGAAGTGACCGAGACGGACATCGACGGTCAGGGACACGCCAATAACATTTCGTATCTAAAGTGGTTGCAGAACGCCGCAATCGCACATTCAGACGCACAAGGTTGGAACACGAGCCAGTACAAGAAGCATGGTTGGGCCTGGGTCGTAAGGTCGCACTTCATCGAATATCGGCGACCTGTTTTTCAGGGAGATGCAGTCGTCATCAAAACGTGGGTTCAGGACATGAAGAAGTATTCATCGCTTCGAAAATATGAAATCCTCCACAGCAAGACTGAAAAACTCATCGCCCGGGCAGAAACGAACTGGGCCTTTGTAGCAACGGAAACAGGCCGATTGATCGCGATCCCCGAGATCGTCAGTTCTGCATTTGAGATTCCGCAATCATCAAACGCTTCACTAGCATCGTTGCGTAGCAACCCCGAGGCAAAGTGA
- a CDS encoding DUF1592 domain-containing protein, which produces MIRVRCRHCGSRFQLRTEDAGKKGLCPNKECRQPFRAPANIPKESAKPAKSSGRMPARKRPGKKQTASSRPTPVRKQNRGKRKRRQKRSVYPVVAASCVGIVFLLGFFTFWFRSDHGDSDRGTIVAADQLNPLAEIDFDKEIKPFFQKYCLDCHSEDFQEGDFSFDRYPDGDSIKRDREIWTKVQQLVRLGAMPPADSDQPSKDENQKIIDWIDYQLFFIDCSVPHDPGRVTARRLNRTEYNNTVRDLLNVDFRPADDFPSDDVGYGFDNIGDVLSVPPLLIEKYLTAAEQVAEKAIITQHPKYFSKRAFGKELKEEGAVSSRGDGSKAIVSRGRVYHQFNLPENGTYRLIIKASADQAGDELAKMELKLDERVLKVQEIQGHKEENLVELEFEGSAGKQTLSAAFINDFYNPKAEKRKDRNLIVRSLRVEGPLGIPDSVRESNSLLKVFPENGVSVSHAAQSNFREFLPRAFRRPVTEAEISQYVSFVEMASERGASFAESMRIGLQAILVSPHFLFRVEESRQQVGTMEQLDDFALATRMSYFIWSSLPDEELFQLAKENRLHEPQILKEQTERMLADPKSEALVKNFSGQWLGLRKLTTNEVSPDTALFPEFNEKLRLDMWKETELYFGSIVHENRSLYDLLDGRYSFLNERLAKLYGIENIKGENFRRVEFQDSQRLGVLTHASILTLTSYPDRTSPVKRGQWVLENFLNDAPPDPPPTVPGIEETQSANPNLSFREQLELHRKDPGCAACHVTMDEIGFGLENFDAIGRWRTQDGKFEVNASGTLPNGESFNGPEEMIAVLRGRKTEFGRCVAEKMLTYALGRGLEYYDRCAIDKIMTDLDSDDRFSVLITGIVQSAPFQLRRNNK; this is translated from the coding sequence TTGATTCGTGTCCGTTGTCGACATTGTGGTTCCCGGTTCCAGCTCCGCACCGAGGATGCTGGCAAAAAAGGCTTGTGTCCCAACAAAGAGTGTCGACAGCCGTTTCGCGCACCTGCAAACATTCCCAAGGAATCCGCGAAACCTGCGAAATCGTCCGGTCGGATGCCGGCTCGAAAACGACCTGGCAAAAAGCAGACTGCTTCTAGTCGACCAACGCCGGTCAGGAAGCAGAATCGAGGGAAACGAAAAAGGCGACAAAAACGATCGGTCTATCCGGTTGTGGCCGCATCTTGTGTCGGGATTGTGTTCTTGCTTGGATTCTTCACGTTCTGGTTCCGTTCGGATCATGGAGATTCTGACCGCGGAACGATTGTCGCAGCTGATCAACTGAATCCACTTGCCGAAATCGACTTCGATAAAGAGATTAAACCTTTCTTTCAGAAATATTGCCTTGATTGCCATAGTGAGGACTTTCAAGAAGGCGACTTTAGTTTTGACCGCTACCCTGATGGTGATTCCATCAAGCGTGATCGGGAAATTTGGACGAAAGTTCAACAACTTGTCAGACTGGGCGCGATGCCCCCAGCCGATTCAGATCAACCGTCAAAAGACGAGAACCAGAAGATCATTGATTGGATCGATTATCAGCTCTTCTTTATCGATTGTTCCGTCCCGCATGATCCCGGACGTGTCACTGCAAGGCGACTCAATCGGACGGAGTACAACAACACTGTCCGAGATCTTTTAAACGTCGATTTCAGACCTGCAGACGACTTTCCTTCTGACGATGTCGGTTACGGGTTTGACAACATCGGTGACGTCCTTTCCGTCCCCCCGTTATTGATTGAAAAATATCTGACTGCCGCTGAGCAAGTCGCAGAAAAAGCGATCATCACCCAGCACCCGAAATACTTTTCGAAGCGAGCATTCGGGAAGGAATTGAAAGAAGAAGGTGCTGTCTCAAGTCGAGGAGACGGAAGTAAAGCAATTGTCTCCCGAGGGCGCGTTTACCATCAGTTTAATCTTCCAGAGAACGGAACTTATCGCTTAATCATCAAGGCTTCAGCAGATCAAGCGGGGGACGAACTCGCGAAGATGGAGTTGAAACTCGATGAGCGTGTCCTGAAGGTTCAAGAGATTCAAGGACACAAAGAAGAGAATCTGGTCGAGTTGGAATTCGAAGGGAGTGCAGGAAAGCAAACGCTTTCTGCTGCCTTTATTAACGACTTCTATAACCCCAAAGCAGAGAAGCGAAAAGACCGTAACCTGATAGTGAGGTCCCTTCGAGTTGAGGGGCCACTCGGTATTCCTGATTCGGTACGTGAGTCCAACTCGCTGCTCAAGGTCTTCCCTGAAAACGGTGTCTCAGTTTCTCACGCTGCTCAATCGAACTTTCGAGAGTTTCTGCCACGCGCGTTTCGACGACCTGTGACAGAAGCGGAAATTTCTCAATACGTGTCGTTTGTCGAGATGGCGTCTGAACGAGGAGCCTCGTTCGCAGAGTCAATGCGTATTGGCTTGCAGGCGATCCTCGTCTCACCGCACTTCCTCTTCCGTGTTGAAGAGAGTCGGCAACAAGTCGGTACGATGGAACAACTAGACGATTTCGCACTCGCGACTCGTATGTCGTATTTCATATGGAGTAGTTTACCGGATGAAGAGTTGTTTCAACTCGCAAAAGAAAACCGTCTCCATGAGCCGCAAATTCTGAAAGAACAGACCGAGCGGATGCTGGCTGACCCGAAGTCCGAAGCACTTGTGAAAAATTTCTCCGGGCAGTGGTTAGGTCTTCGCAAATTGACGACGAACGAAGTCTCTCCAGATACTGCACTCTTCCCCGAGTTTAATGAGAAACTTCGCCTGGACATGTGGAAAGAGACGGAGTTGTACTTCGGTTCGATCGTGCATGAAAATCGAAGTCTCTACGACCTGCTCGATGGTCGCTATTCATTCTTGAATGAGCGGCTGGCGAAACTTTACGGGATTGAAAATATCAAAGGGGAGAATTTCCGCCGGGTTGAATTTCAGGATTCGCAGCGGTTGGGGGTTCTCACACATGCCAGTATTTTGACGCTGACGAGCTATCCCGACAGGACTTCACCCGTGAAGCGTGGACAGTGGGTTCTCGAAAACTTTCTCAACGATGCTCCACCAGATCCTCCCCCAACGGTCCCTGGTATTGAAGAGACACAATCGGCGAATCCGAACCTTTCCTTCAGGGAACAATTAGAACTCCACCGGAAAGATCCTGGCTGTGCAGCGTGTCATGTCACCATGGATGAAATCGGTTTCGGGCTCGAAAACTTTGACGCCATTGGGCGCTGGAGAACGCAAGACGGAAAATTTGAAGTCAATGCCAGCGGGACTCTCCCTAATGGTGAGTCGTTTAACGGTCCAGAAGAGATGATTGCTGTTCTTCGAGGCCGAAAAACAGAGTTCGGACGATGCGTAGCAGAAAAAATGCTAACATATGCGCTAGGACGAGGACTAGAATACTATGATCGATGCGCTATCGACAAGATTATGACCGATCTCGATAGTGATGACCGATTTTCTGTGCTTATCACCGGAATCGTTCAGTCGGCGCCGTTCCAACTGCGTCGAAACAACAAATAG
- a CDS encoding sigma-54 interaction domain-containing protein, translating to MPRLKLFFSSPDENFGSQLRNVLEKDFDIMVSTHLSSILPLLVDEKIDVLVTDQRWELSDGAVIDRVLNHLQQSSTQTLSLALVGNEVPVLLQPHIDSKHVEALSGIITVESVINRLQRCLEQKYAEEQAPVEEEASATASPHASTAEAPKPPPTIVTTGFGEAVFPGITRNFETRSPEMKQMLEDLMVAGSHNVTILLIGETGSGKTFLSNLVHEASPRRDEPFIHVACGALPRDLIESELFGHVKGSFTSAHADKEGKFIAARKGTILLDEIDVLAPEQQVKLLRVIETGEFEPVGSNQTFQSQARLVVASNLDLEPLVEQGLFRPDLYYRLNMMKFELLPLRKRKVDVIPMCKMFIKKFQEKHGIPIHRVDDSLFDSILSYPWPGNVRELEHVMQRAVIYCKDGILSREHLPPNILAGQVGPTNDPSVRLGHQSQKDHDRSLEQKVACSEKEIIEQTLFKNNFSRTNTAKELGISRVTLYNKMKKYNMMK from the coding sequence ATGCCTCGACTCAAACTCTTTTTCTCCAGCCCCGACGAAAATTTTGGGAGCCAACTCCGAAACGTTCTTGAAAAAGACTTCGACATCATGGTCTCCACACACCTCTCGAGCATCTTGCCGTTGCTTGTTGATGAGAAGATTGATGTGTTGGTGACAGATCAGCGTTGGGAACTCAGCGATGGAGCTGTCATCGACCGGGTTCTGAATCACTTACAGCAGAGCTCTACACAGACGCTGTCATTGGCTCTTGTAGGGAACGAAGTTCCTGTGCTGCTTCAGCCTCACATCGATTCAAAACATGTCGAAGCCCTCAGCGGGATCATTACTGTAGAATCGGTCATAAACAGACTTCAGCGTTGCCTTGAGCAGAAGTACGCCGAAGAACAAGCTCCGGTTGAAGAAGAGGCTTCCGCGACTGCATCGCCGCATGCAAGCACAGCCGAAGCACCAAAGCCCCCACCTACGATCGTCACAACTGGATTCGGTGAAGCTGTGTTTCCCGGGATCACGCGGAACTTTGAAACGCGTTCACCGGAAATGAAACAAATGCTGGAAGACTTGATGGTCGCTGGCTCTCACAATGTGACTATCTTGTTGATTGGGGAAACCGGATCGGGGAAAACATTTCTCTCGAACCTCGTCCACGAAGCGTCTCCTCGACGAGATGAACCATTCATACATGTTGCCTGCGGAGCACTCCCGCGCGACCTGATCGAAAGCGAACTCTTTGGACATGTCAAAGGATCGTTCACCAGTGCACATGCTGACAAAGAAGGCAAGTTCATCGCTGCCCGGAAAGGAACGATTCTCCTCGATGAAATCGATGTCCTTGCTCCGGAACAACAAGTCAAGTTGCTGCGGGTCATCGAGACAGGAGAGTTTGAGCCGGTCGGCTCGAACCAGACATTTCAGTCACAAGCCAGACTGGTTGTCGCCAGTAACCTGGATTTGGAACCGCTCGTTGAACAGGGGCTATTTCGACCAGATTTGTACTACCGATTAAACATGATGAAATTCGAATTGCTACCACTGCGAAAGCGGAAAGTGGACGTCATTCCGATGTGCAAGATGTTTATCAAAAAGTTTCAGGAGAAACATGGGATTCCGATTCATCGTGTCGACGATTCGCTCTTCGATTCGATTCTCAGCTATCCCTGGCCAGGAAATGTGCGTGAACTCGAACACGTCATGCAACGAGCGGTCATCTATTGCAAAGATGGCATCCTAAGCCGAGAACATCTCCCGCCAAACATTCTTGCCGGTCAGGTCGGGCCAACAAACGACCCGTCGGTCCGACTAGGACATCAAAGTCAGAAGGATCATGATCGCTCTCTTGAACAAAAAGTCGCGTGCAGCGAGAAGGAGATCATTGAGCAAACCCTCTTCAAGAACAATTTTTCGCGAACCAACACCGCTAAAGAACTCGGTATCAGCCGAGTGACCCTCTACAACAAAATGAAGAAATACAACATGATGAAGTGA